The following proteins come from a genomic window of Nostoc sp. TCL26-01:
- the ssuC gene encoding aliphatic sulfonate ABC transporter permease SsuC, whose product MTITLKNPQRSEQFLEELINHKYADKIIPWIVPFFVLLLWEFSSRTGLLSSRILPAPSSVVFTAFKLAATGELFQHMGISAARAISGFIVGGGIGFILGLITGFSRLGEQLLDSSLQMLRTIPNLALIPLVILWFGIGDQARLFLVSIGVFFPIYLNTYHGIRSVDPGLIEMGRVYGLKTSQLLWQIIFPGALSSILIGVRFSLGIMWLSLIVAEQIAADSGIGYMAMNAREFMQTDVVVLSIVIYALLGKLANSIAKALENKFLAWNPNYKSAG is encoded by the coding sequence ATGACTATTACTCTGAAAAATCCTCAACGCAGTGAACAATTTCTAGAAGAACTAATCAACCACAAATACGCTGATAAAATCATTCCTTGGATAGTGCCTTTTTTCGTACTATTATTATGGGAATTTTCTTCTAGAACTGGTTTACTCTCTAGCAGAATCTTACCAGCACCCAGCAGCGTAGTTTTTACAGCATTTAAGCTGGCTGCGACTGGAGAACTTTTTCAACACATGGGAATAAGTGCTGCACGCGCCATATCTGGTTTTATCGTTGGCGGTGGTATTGGCTTTATTTTGGGATTAATCACTGGGTTTTCTCGCCTGGGAGAACAATTGTTAGATAGTTCTTTGCAAATGCTGCGTACTATTCCCAACCTAGCATTAATTCCTCTCGTAATTTTATGGTTTGGAATTGGTGATCAAGCGAGATTGTTTCTAGTCTCCATCGGGGTCTTTTTCCCAATTTATCTTAATACATATCATGGAATTCGTAGTGTAGATCCTGGGCTGATTGAAATGGGCAGAGTTTATGGATTAAAAACATCACAGCTTTTGTGGCAAATCATCTTCCCAGGAGCTTTATCTTCCATTTTAATTGGTGTCAGATTTTCCTTGGGGATTATGTGGTTGTCATTGATTGTAGCCGAACAAATTGCGGCAGATTCCGGTATTGGTTATATGGCAATGAATGCTCGTGAGTTCATGCAAACCGATGTTGTAGTGTTAAGTATTGTCATTTATGCCTTATTAGGAAAACTAGCAAATTCCATTGCTAAAGCTCTAGAAAACAAATTTTTAGCATGGAATCCCAACTATAAATCTGCTGGATGA
- a CDS encoding ATP-binding cassette domain-containing protein produces MAKHTEGSQIKILDLTKVFGNKTVLKSLNLEVNPGEFIAIVGRSGCGKSTLLRLISGLDKPTTGGILLDGEPLRKLSQSVRVMFQDPRLLPWKCVVENVGLGLEENWQPKAKWVLEQVGLKDRASEWPYVLSGGQRQRVALARALVSQPRLLLLDEPLGALDALTRLEMQHLIEDLWQERGFTAFLVTHDVEEAVALADRVIVIEDGWVALDVPVNLPRPRDRASELFINIREAVLERVMNYEDTRVNKVLQMSH; encoded by the coding sequence ATGGCTAAACACACAGAAGGTTCACAAATAAAGATTTTAGATTTGACTAAAGTTTTTGGGAATAAAACTGTTTTAAAATCATTAAATTTGGAAGTAAATCCAGGTGAATTCATTGCTATTGTCGGGCGTAGTGGTTGTGGTAAAAGTACCTTATTACGCCTGATCTCAGGTTTAGATAAACCTACGACAGGTGGCATATTATTAGATGGAGAACCACTACGCAAACTCAGTCAATCTGTCAGAGTTATGTTTCAAGATCCGCGTTTACTACCTTGGAAATGTGTAGTTGAGAATGTGGGTTTGGGTTTAGAGGAAAATTGGCAACCAAAAGCTAAATGGGTATTAGAACAAGTGGGACTGAAAGATAGGGCAAGTGAATGGCCTTATGTATTGTCTGGAGGACAACGACAACGGGTAGCATTAGCTAGAGCATTAGTGAGTCAACCACGTTTATTATTACTTGATGAGCCTTTAGGAGCATTAGATGCTTTAACTCGCTTGGAAATGCAACATTTAATTGAAGATTTGTGGCAAGAGCGAGGTTTTACGGCGTTTTTAGTGACTCATGATGTGGAGGAAGCTGTTGCTTTAGCAGATAGAGTGATAGTAATTGAAGATGGATGGGTTGCTTTAGATGTGCCTGTAAATTTGCCTCGTCCACGAGACAGAGCTAGTGAATTATTTATAAATATCAGGGAAGCGGTTTTAGAAAGAGTTATGAACTATGAAGATACTCGTGTAAATAAAGTATTACAAATGAGTCATTAA
- a CDS encoding iron uptake porin, with product MLTFRGNFQWLVFVITMLNMLVLPVLSPEKSHANTPESTDSLLLNTNDTSEQSSESVVENNQDNNYLLNQVTPLSEIVSPENRRANTSKPKDKNSAASQVNSVSQLSDVKPTDWAFQALQSLVERYGAIAGYPDSTFKGDRALTRYEFAAGLNVALDRLNEIIASSTGDLVKREDLDTIKKLQQEFSPELANLRGRVDGLEARAAILESQQFSPTTKLTGRVQIVLGSLLAGDNVLTKRPAPRVVTLQDSVSLRLNTSFTGKDSLGITMGGGNIESLGQTRAGLLGTFDGRTADNANVTRPRNDFSISGVRYRFPLSDKTQINIYALSDGANELGFTIPINPYFESSLATGSNGISRFSRRALVYQYGDSGGGIAVLHKFNQQFQVGVAYSAPNANNFAENNGLFTGRYLALAQVLYTSPKSNFRAALTYVNTYSPPNAQGLSGTNFGPAAGSNLVNSTVPGTGTVANLYGIQAFYRFSPRFAINGWVSYAAHRYLGRGDGKAMDWAVGLAFPDLGKRGSLGGLFVGMAPKLMSLSKNVDLGAGLGQADKDLSLHIEGFYQYKLADNIEITPGFIWVTAPDSNDNNPDSLFAWVRTVYRF from the coding sequence ATGTTAACATTTCGTGGGAATTTTCAATGGCTAGTGTTTGTTATTACCATGCTCAATATGCTGGTGCTTCCTGTGCTGAGTCCAGAGAAAAGCCATGCCAACACGCCTGAATCTACAGATTCATTGCTATTAAACACTAATGATACTTCTGAACAGTCTTCAGAGTCTGTTGTTGAAAATAACCAAGATAATAATTACCTATTAAATCAGGTGACACCGCTTTCAGAGATTGTATCACCAGAAAATAGGCGAGCCAACACATCTAAACCAAAGGATAAAAATTCAGCAGCCAGTCAGGTTAATTCTGTGTCTCAGTTATCGGATGTGAAACCAACAGACTGGGCATTTCAAGCATTACAATCTCTAGTAGAACGCTATGGTGCGATCGCAGGTTATCCCGATAGTACATTCAAAGGCGATCGCGCTCTTACCCGCTATGAATTTGCCGCCGGTCTAAATGTAGCATTAGATCGCCTCAATGAAATCATCGCCAGTTCTACAGGAGATTTGGTTAAACGAGAAGACTTAGACACAATCAAAAAACTACAACAAGAATTTTCCCCAGAGTTAGCTAATCTCCGAGGACGAGTTGATGGACTAGAAGCCAGAGCAGCAATTCTCGAATCACAACAATTTTCGCCTACAACTAAACTCACTGGTCGAGTACAGATTGTGCTTGGCTCACTTCTAGCAGGTGATAACGTTCTCACGAAAAGACCAGCACCCCGCGTCGTGACACTGCAAGATTCAGTCTCTTTGCGATTAAATACCAGCTTTACAGGTAAAGATTCACTAGGTATCACAATGGGGGGTGGAAATATTGAATCCTTGGGGCAAACAAGAGCTGGATTACTAGGTACTTTTGATGGCAGAACTGCTGATAACGCCAACGTTACCAGACCACGTAATGATTTTTCGATTAGTGGTGTGCGTTATCGGTTTCCACTTTCTGACAAGACCCAAATCAATATTTATGCTTTATCTGATGGAGCTAATGAGCTAGGTTTTACGATTCCGATTAATCCATATTTTGAAAGTAGTTTAGCAACTGGTTCCAATGGGATTTCCCGATTCTCACGACGAGCTTTAGTCTATCAATATGGAGATAGTGGTGGTGGAATTGCCGTCCTCCACAAATTCAATCAACAGTTCCAAGTGGGAGTAGCTTATAGCGCACCCAACGCTAACAACTTTGCAGAGAATAATGGCTTATTTACAGGCCGATACTTAGCTTTGGCACAGGTACTATATACCAGTCCCAAGTCAAATTTTCGGGCGGCTCTGACTTACGTCAATACTTATAGTCCACCAAACGCTCAAGGTTTAAGTGGAACCAACTTTGGGCCAGCCGCCGGGAGTAACTTAGTGAATAGCACTGTACCTGGGACGGGAACTGTCGCTAATCTTTATGGTATACAGGCTTTTTATCGATTTAGTCCCAGGTTTGCTATCAATGGTTGGGTGAGTTATGCTGCACACCGCTACTTGGGGCGTGGTGATGGCAAAGCGATGGATTGGGCTGTAGGGCTGGCATTCCCCGATCTTGGGAAAAGAGGCAGTCTCGGAGGATTGTTTGTCGGTATGGCTCCAAAACTGATGAGTCTGAGCAAGAATGTAGATTTGGGAGCAGGCTTAGGACAAGCTGACAAAGACCTTTCCTTACATATTGAAGGATTCTACCAATATAAACTTGCAGATAATATTGAGATTACGCCGGGTTTTATTTGGGTAACTGCACCCGATTCTAATGACAACAACCCTGATAGTTTATTTGCATGGGTGCGTACTGTCTATAGGTTTTAG
- a CDS encoding LLM class flavin-dependent oxidoreductase, whose translation MSKKRQFRLGAFIQATGHHVSAWRHPDAQIDAGLNFEHYKEITQTAERGLFDAVFLADSPGVWGGSPETQKRNGKLVHFEPVTLFSALSAVTNNIGFIATASTTYEEPYTLARKFASLDYLSNGRAGWNVVTTGNENAAANFGLEHHPEHSQRYERAEEFVQVVKGLWDSWEDDAFIRDREAGIYFDANKLHILNHQGKHFSVKGPLNVGRPPQGYPVIVQAGASEAGRDLAARTAEVIFTANQTLADAQEFYADVKGRLAKYGRSPDDLKIMPGAFPIIGRTEEEAQEKYAFIQSLIHPDVAWGILSNYYKGVDLSQYSLDDLAPELPTDTNNNKSRLKLVKDLATRGTLTLRQLYLALATARGHRTIIGTPESIADQLEEWFNKGAADGFNIMPPILPTGLDDFVNLVVPILQKRGLFRTEYEGSTLRENLGLRRPSNQFAVKQVDERLVLV comes from the coding sequence ATGAGCAAAAAACGCCAGTTTCGTTTAGGTGCATTTATTCAAGCTACAGGACATCATGTTTCCGCTTGGCGACATCCCGATGCACAAATAGATGCTGGATTAAATTTCGAGCATTACAAAGAAATTACCCAGACTGCGGAACGTGGTTTATTTGATGCCGTGTTTTTGGCTGACAGTCCAGGGGTTTGGGGTGGCTCTCCAGAAACTCAAAAACGTAATGGTAAACTCGTTCATTTCGAGCCAGTCACACTCTTTTCGGCCTTGTCTGCTGTCACCAACAACATTGGCTTTATTGCTACGGCTTCCACTACCTATGAAGAACCCTATACCCTAGCTCGGAAGTTTGCTTCTTTGGACTACTTAAGCAATGGCCGAGCAGGTTGGAATGTCGTCACAACAGGTAATGAAAACGCCGCAGCCAATTTCGGACTAGAGCATCATCCAGAACATAGCCAACGTTACGAACGGGCAGAAGAGTTTGTGCAAGTAGTCAAAGGGTTGTGGGATAGCTGGGAAGATGATGCTTTCATACGTGATCGAGAAGCTGGTATCTATTTCGACGCAAACAAACTACATATACTTAACCACCAAGGCAAACACTTTTCTGTTAAAGGCCCCTTGAATGTCGGCCGTCCACCACAAGGTTATCCAGTGATTGTCCAAGCTGGAGCTTCGGAAGCTGGACGAGACTTAGCTGCACGGACGGCTGAGGTGATTTTCACAGCCAATCAAACTCTAGCTGATGCTCAGGAATTTTATGCCGATGTCAAAGGCAGACTGGCAAAATATGGACGCTCTCCAGATGATTTGAAAATTATGCCTGGAGCCTTCCCCATCATTGGCCGGACTGAGGAAGAAGCCCAAGAAAAGTACGCATTCATTCAATCCTTAATTCATCCTGATGTTGCTTGGGGCATTTTAAGCAACTATTACAAAGGTGTTGATTTATCACAATATTCTCTAGATGATTTAGCGCCGGAATTACCCACCGATACCAACAATAATAAAAGTCGCTTGAAGTTAGTTAAAGATTTAGCGACTCGTGGAACTCTCACACTGCGCCAGTTGTATCTTGCTCTGGCTACTGCACGAGGCCACCGCACTATTATTGGTACTCCTGAAAGTATTGCTGATCAATTAGAGGAATGGTTTAACAAGGGTGCAGCAGATGGCTTTAACATCATGCCACCCATTCTACCCACAGGATTAGATGACTTCGTGAACTTAGTCGTTCCCATCCTCCAGAAACGCGGATTGTTCCGTACTGAATATGAGGGCAGTACCTTACGTGAGAACCTGGGACTACGTCGTCCGAGCAATCAATTTGCTGTCAAACAAGTGGATGAGAGATTGGTTTTGGTATAG
- the ssuD gene encoding FMNH2-dependent alkanesulfonate monooxygenase, which translates to MQLLWFIPTHGEGRYLGTSIGGRVVNFDYWRQIAQAVDHLGFTGALLPTGRYCEDAWILASTLVTHTKQMKFLVAIRPGLMSPGVAARMAATFDRISGGRLLINVVTGGDPAELAGDGLHLAHDDRYKLTDEFLAVWREIAAGEIANFQGDYLNIQDGKLLFPPVQKPHPPLWFGGSSPIAQEIAAKHVDVYLTWGEPPAEVAQKIASVRRLAAAQGRTLRFGIRLHVIVRETESQAWDAANDLIRYVDEEAIAKAQQAYARMDSEGQRRMTTLHNGSREALEISPNLWAGIGLVRGGAGTALVGDPDTVAQRMLAYQELGIDTFIFSGYPHLEEAYRVAELLFPRLPLQHQPTLEPQLLSPFGEIVAHQEFPNQPVKEKTVTTVD; encoded by the coding sequence ATGCAGCTACTTTGGTTTATTCCCACCCACGGCGAAGGGCGTTATTTAGGTACTAGCATTGGCGGGCGAGTAGTCAACTTTGATTACTGGCGACAGATAGCGCAAGCGGTAGATCACTTGGGCTTCACCGGGGCATTACTACCTACAGGTCGTTATTGTGAAGATGCGTGGATTTTGGCATCAACCTTGGTGACACACACCAAGCAAATGAAGTTTTTAGTAGCCATACGTCCGGGATTAATGTCACCGGGGGTAGCAGCCAGGATGGCAGCAACATTTGATCGCATTTCTGGTGGGCGTTTGTTGATTAACGTTGTTACAGGTGGCGACCCAGCAGAATTAGCTGGTGATGGACTGCATCTTGCCCATGACGATCGCTATAAATTAACAGACGAATTTTTAGCAGTATGGCGAGAAATTGCCGCCGGCGAAATAGCCAATTTCCAAGGGGATTATCTCAACATTCAGGATGGTAAGCTGTTATTTCCTCCAGTCCAAAAACCCCATCCCCCTTTGTGGTTTGGCGGTTCTTCCCCCATAGCTCAAGAAATTGCTGCTAAACACGTAGATGTGTATTTAACTTGGGGCGAACCACCAGCAGAAGTTGCCCAAAAGATTGCCTCTGTACGCCGACTAGCCGCAGCCCAAGGAAGAACATTACGTTTTGGCATTCGTCTCCACGTGATTGTGCGAGAGACAGAAAGCCAAGCCTGGGATGCAGCCAACGATTTAATTCGCTACGTAGATGAAGAAGCGATCGCCAAAGCCCAGCAAGCTTACGCCCGTATGGATTCTGAAGGACAACGCCGGATGACAACCCTACACAACGGCTCTCGTGAAGCCTTAGAAATTAGCCCTAATCTATGGGCAGGCATCGGCTTAGTACGTGGTGGGGCGGGTACAGCTTTAGTTGGCGATCCTGATACCGTTGCTCAAAGAATGTTGGCTTATCAAGAATTAGGTATTGACACTTTCATCTTCTCTGGCTACCCCCACCTAGAAGAAGCCTATCGAGTAGCAGAATTACTCTTCCCACGTTTACCCCTACAGCATCAACCAACATTAGAACCACAGCTATTGAGTCCCTTTGGCGAAATTGTCGCTCACCAAGAATTCCCCAACCAACCAGTCAAAGAAAAGACTGTAACCACCGTAGATTAA
- a CDS encoding class I SAM-dependent methyltransferase: MTQLKTLPIYDPTLFEGAAEVYAQYRTKYPPTVFEKLTEIFNLNGEGRLLDLGTGPGLIAISLSPKFQEVVAIDPDADMLKEAQRQAATTGADNITWLEQGAELINPSLGSFRLATIGRAFHWMEREIVLERLHELLTDDGGIALLNTGDNPWVSSLPWKQAAIEVVKKWLGEERRTGQRGQGIRKPVDPPHEVVIANSKFARQEVYEVPFAKSWTVSSYLGYLYSTAFSLKIFYGDKAEAFAADITQALLAVEPSGHFTEELKATIHVVWKH; this comes from the coding sequence ATGACTCAACTGAAAACACTACCAATCTACGATCCAACCTTATTTGAGGGTGCTGCTGAAGTTTACGCACAATATAGAACTAAATACCCACCGACAGTTTTTGAAAAACTCACAGAAATCTTTAATCTCAACGGTGAGGGAAGACTGCTGGATTTGGGTACTGGCCCAGGTTTAATTGCCATTTCCCTCAGTCCCAAATTTCAGGAAGTAGTGGCGATTGATCCCGATGCGGATATGCTCAAGGAAGCGCAACGCCAAGCAGCAACCACAGGCGCAGACAATATTACTTGGCTAGAACAAGGAGCAGAACTGATTAACCCTAGTTTAGGCAGCTTTAGACTAGCTACCATTGGTAGGGCGTTTCACTGGATGGAACGGGAAATTGTCTTGGAACGACTGCATGAATTATTGACAGATGATGGAGGAATTGCCCTGCTCAACACTGGTGATAATCCTTGGGTAAGTTCTTTACCTTGGAAACAAGCAGCCATTGAAGTAGTAAAAAAATGGTTAGGAGAAGAACGGCGCACCGGACAACGAGGACAAGGTATTCGTAAACCAGTTGATCCTCCTCACGAAGTCGTAATTGCTAACTCCAAATTCGCCCGCCAAGAAGTATACGAAGTGCCATTTGCCAAATCCTGGACAGTTTCTAGCTATCTTGGTTACTTATACTCTACAGCCTTCTCTCTGAAAATCTTTTATGGCGATAAGGCCGAAGCATTTGCAGCAGATATCACACAAGCCTTACTAGCAGTTGAGCCTTCTGGACACTTTACAGAAGAACTCAAAGCCACAATTCATGTCGTTTGGAAACATTAG